The Phragmites australis chromosome 15, lpPhrAust1.1, whole genome shotgun sequence genome window below encodes:
- the LOC133892759 gene encoding microtubule-associated protein TORTIFOLIA1-like isoform X1 has protein sequence MATAPSKSGPKPHPRSPTTAQPPPPPPNPGTAASGGCAPPSSGAAGATPSKNAAMAELKSRVLAALAKLSDRDTHHIAVEDLDRIIRSPPSADAVHMLLNALVSDSQGLASPARRESLRLLATLCAAHPEVAAPHLHKVLAHLARRLKDPASDTSVRDSCRDAAGQLAAVYLRPMAASGAAEAGNATVTLFVKPLFEVMGEQSKVVQGGAAACLAKTVEGAGPGPGVIGMFGKLGPRVCKLLGGQGVQAKGALLGVIGSLAQVGAISPQNMQPTLQNIRDCLENSDWATRKAAADTLCVLATHSGHLIGDGTAPTIAALEACRFDKVRPVRDSMIDAVQLWKKLTGEDGNADGKNKEPADSEGKLDSKRSMQSSGKFESFKDSFPDSPTNNEKGKGSSIAEKAAILLKKRPTLMDREVNPEFFQKLETRSADDLAVEVVVPRKTLLSNLRNKDESEEDGDPAGPANSNGSADDEANLTQMRASSNFQNIRDKWAGQRGNRNKDTKARASDVEYRSENSAKDSAAATMNIPGEGPSINNKTNWLAIQRQLSHLERQQTSLMNMLQDFMGGSHDSMVTLENRVRGLERVVEGMAREISLSSGRRGGGSVLGFDSSPGRSSMKYNGFHEYPNSKFGRSGDGRMGFAERYFSADGMASGLRSPSWRQDSEPWDSYAYSGSRSGVNARRGLDSVSSDSRMPRNERSNDQAGPRRGWDKGQGPFRFGEGPSARSAWRASKDEATLEAIRVAGEDNGSSRAAARIAIPELDGECLNGDNQGNERGLLWESWTRAMDAVHVGDIDTAYAEVLSTGDAELLVKLMEQTGPVVDQLSNEVANEVLHAVGQFLVEESFYDIALNWLQQLTDLVMENGSDYLGIPLDAKQDLLLGLHEATAIELPDDWEGATPVQIMKQLASSWRIDLQQLIN, from the exons ATGGCGACCGCGCCCTCCAAATCCGGCCCCAAACCCCACCCGAGGTCGCCCACCACCGcgcagccgccgcctccgcctccgaaCCCCGGCACCGCGGCTTCCGGCGGGTGCGCGCCGCCGTCGTCAGGGGCTGCCGGAGCGACGCCATCGAAAAACGCGGCGATGGCGGAGCTCAAGTCTCGAGTGCTCGCGGCGCTCGCGAAGCTCTCCGACCGCGACACGCACCACATCGCCGTCGAGGATCTGGACCGCATCATCCGCTCGCCTCCGTCCGCGGACGCCGTGCACATGCTGCTCAACGCACTGGTCTCCGACTCCCAGGGGCTCGCCTCCCCGGCCAGGCGCGAGTCGCTGCGCCTCCTCGCCACGCTCTGCGCCGCGCACCCGGAGGTTGCCGCGCCGCACCTCCACAAGGTCCTCGCGCACCTCGCGCGGCGGCTCAAGGACCCGGCCTCCGACACCTCCGTGCGCGACTCTTGCCGAGACGCCGCGGGCCAGCTCGCCGCGGTGTACCTCCGGCCGATGGCCGCTTCCGGTGCTGCCGAGGCGGGCAATGCGACCGTGACGCTGTTCGTGAAGCCGCTGTTCGAGGTGATGGGGGAGCAGAGCAAGGTGGTCCAGGGTGGGGCAGCCGCCTGCCTGGCGAAGACGGTGGAAGGGGCGGGGCCTGGGCCAGGTGTCATCGGGATGTTTGGGAAGCTTGGTCCTAGGGTGTGCAAGTTGCTCGGCGGGCAGGGCGTGCAAGCGAAGGGGGCACTGCTCGGCGTCATCGGAAGCTTGGCGCAG GTTGGAGCAATTAGTCCTCAGAATATGCAGCCGACGCTGCAAAACATTCGTGACTGTCTTGAGAACAGTGATTGGGCTACTAGAAAAGCAGCTGCTGATACATTATGTGTCCTGGCTACCCATTCAGGCCACTTGATAGGTGACGGAACAGCTCCAACCATTGCTGCCCTTGAGGCTTGCCGTTTTGATAAG GTAAGGCCTGTCAGAGATAGCATGATTGATGCAGTACAGTTGTGGAAAAAGTTGACGGGAGAAGATGGAAATG CAGATGGTAAAAATAAGGAGCCAGCTGATAGTGAAGGGAAACTGGACTCGAAAAGGTCAATGCAAAGCAGTGGAAAATTTGAATCTTTCAAAGATTCTTTTCCAGATTCACCTACCAACAATGAGAAAGGGAAGGGCAGTAGCATAGCTGAAAAAGCAGCAATTCTCTTAAAGAAAAGACCTACATTAATGGACAGGGAAGTGAACCCTGAGTTttttcaaaagcttgaaacAAGGAGTGCAGATGACTTGGCTGTTGAGGTGGTAGTTCCCCGCAAAACATTACTATCTAATTTACGAAATAAAGATGAATCAGAAGAAGATGGTGATCCTGCTGGTCCAGCTAACAGCAATGGATCAGCTGACGACGAAGCAAATCTGACACAAATGCGTGCTAGCTCTAATTTTCAGAACATTCGTGATAAATGGGCTGGCCAAAGAGGAAATAGAAACAAAGATACAAAAGCTAGGGCATCTGATGTTGAATATAGGAGTGAAAATAGTGCAAAAGATTCTGCTGCTGCAACGATGAACATTCCTGGAGAAGGTCCTTCtataaataataaaacaaacTGGTTGGCAATACAGAGACAGTTGTCACACCTGGAGAGGCAGCAAACCAGTCTAATGAACATGCTGCAG GATTTCATGGGAGGATCCCATGACAGCATGGTTACTCTAGAGAATCGAGTGCGTGGTCTTGAAAGAGTTGTTGAGGGGATGGCTAGGGAAATATCACTATCATCTGGCAGAAGAGGTGGTGGTTCGGTGCTGGGCTTCGATTCATCTCCTGGCAGATCATCTATGAAATACAATGGTTTTCATGAATATCCTAATTCAAAATTTGGGAGGAGTGGTGATGGGCGGATGGGATTTGCAGAAAGATATTTTTCTGCAGATGGTATGGCTTCTGGTTTAAGAAGCCCATCTTGGAGACAAGATTCTGAACCATGGGACTCGTACGCATATTCTGGATCAAGAAGCGGTGTGAATGCTAGGAGAGGATTAGATTCTGTTTCATCTGACAGTAGGATGCCTCGAAATGAACGGAGTAATGATCAAGCGGGTCCTAGGAGAGGTTGGGATAAGGGGCAGGGGCCCTTTAGGTTTGGTGAGGGTCCTTCTGCTCGAAGTGCATGGCGAGCCTCAAAAGATGAAGCAACATTGGAAGCTATTAGAGTGGCAGGTGAAGATAATGGAAGTTCAAGGGCTGCTGCAAGAATTGCTATTCCTGAGCTGGATGGAGAATGTCTGAATGGTGACAATCAAGGGAATGAAAGAGGCCTGCTTTGGGAGTCCTGGACTCGTGCAATGGATGCTGTTCATGTTGGTGATATAGATACTGCATATGCTGAGGTTCTTTCAACTGGGGATGCTGAACTACTTGTAAAGTTAATGGAGCAAACTGGACCAGTTGTTGATCAACTTTCAAATGAGGTTGCAAATGAAGTCCTACACGCAGTTGGGCAGTTCTTGGTGGAAGAAAGCTTCTATGATATAGCTTTGAACTGGCTCCAGCAG TTGACAGATCTCGTAATGGAAAACGGATCTGATTATCTCGGGATCCCTCTAGATGCAAAGCAGGACCTTTTACTGGGACTTCACGAGGCTACTGCCATCGAGCTGCCTGATGATTGGGAGGGGGCGACGCCGGTTCAGATAATGAAGCAGCTAGCTTCATCCTGGCGCATCGATCTACAACAGCTTATCAATTAG
- the LOC133892759 gene encoding microtubule-associated protein TORTIFOLIA1-like isoform X2 — MATAPSKSGPKPHPRSPTTAQPPPPPPNPGTAASGGCAPPSSGAAGATPSKNAAMAELKSRVLAALAKLSDRDTHHIAVEDLDRIIRSPPSADAVHMLLNALVSDSQGLASPARRESLRLLATLCAAHPEVAAPHLHKVLAHLARRLKDPASDTSVRDSCRDAAGQLAAVYLRPMAASGAAEAGNATVTLFVKPLFEVMGEQSKVVQGGAAACLAKTVEGAGPGPGVIGMFGKLGPRVCKLLGGQGVQAKGALLGVIGSLAQVGAISPQNMQPTLQNIRDCLENSDWATRKAAADTLCVLATHSGHLIGDGTAPTIAALEACRFDKVRPVRDSMIDAVQLWKKLTGEDGNDGKNKEPADSEGKLDSKRSMQSSGKFESFKDSFPDSPTNNEKGKGSSIAEKAAILLKKRPTLMDREVNPEFFQKLETRSADDLAVEVVVPRKTLLSNLRNKDESEEDGDPAGPANSNGSADDEANLTQMRASSNFQNIRDKWAGQRGNRNKDTKARASDVEYRSENSAKDSAAATMNIPGEGPSINNKTNWLAIQRQLSHLERQQTSLMNMLQDFMGGSHDSMVTLENRVRGLERVVEGMAREISLSSGRRGGGSVLGFDSSPGRSSMKYNGFHEYPNSKFGRSGDGRMGFAERYFSADGMASGLRSPSWRQDSEPWDSYAYSGSRSGVNARRGLDSVSSDSRMPRNERSNDQAGPRRGWDKGQGPFRFGEGPSARSAWRASKDEATLEAIRVAGEDNGSSRAAARIAIPELDGECLNGDNQGNERGLLWESWTRAMDAVHVGDIDTAYAEVLSTGDAELLVKLMEQTGPVVDQLSNEVANEVLHAVGQFLVEESFYDIALNWLQQLTDLVMENGSDYLGIPLDAKQDLLLGLHEATAIELPDDWEGATPVQIMKQLASSWRIDLQQLIN, encoded by the exons ATGGCGACCGCGCCCTCCAAATCCGGCCCCAAACCCCACCCGAGGTCGCCCACCACCGcgcagccgccgcctccgcctccgaaCCCCGGCACCGCGGCTTCCGGCGGGTGCGCGCCGCCGTCGTCAGGGGCTGCCGGAGCGACGCCATCGAAAAACGCGGCGATGGCGGAGCTCAAGTCTCGAGTGCTCGCGGCGCTCGCGAAGCTCTCCGACCGCGACACGCACCACATCGCCGTCGAGGATCTGGACCGCATCATCCGCTCGCCTCCGTCCGCGGACGCCGTGCACATGCTGCTCAACGCACTGGTCTCCGACTCCCAGGGGCTCGCCTCCCCGGCCAGGCGCGAGTCGCTGCGCCTCCTCGCCACGCTCTGCGCCGCGCACCCGGAGGTTGCCGCGCCGCACCTCCACAAGGTCCTCGCGCACCTCGCGCGGCGGCTCAAGGACCCGGCCTCCGACACCTCCGTGCGCGACTCTTGCCGAGACGCCGCGGGCCAGCTCGCCGCGGTGTACCTCCGGCCGATGGCCGCTTCCGGTGCTGCCGAGGCGGGCAATGCGACCGTGACGCTGTTCGTGAAGCCGCTGTTCGAGGTGATGGGGGAGCAGAGCAAGGTGGTCCAGGGTGGGGCAGCCGCCTGCCTGGCGAAGACGGTGGAAGGGGCGGGGCCTGGGCCAGGTGTCATCGGGATGTTTGGGAAGCTTGGTCCTAGGGTGTGCAAGTTGCTCGGCGGGCAGGGCGTGCAAGCGAAGGGGGCACTGCTCGGCGTCATCGGAAGCTTGGCGCAG GTTGGAGCAATTAGTCCTCAGAATATGCAGCCGACGCTGCAAAACATTCGTGACTGTCTTGAGAACAGTGATTGGGCTACTAGAAAAGCAGCTGCTGATACATTATGTGTCCTGGCTACCCATTCAGGCCACTTGATAGGTGACGGAACAGCTCCAACCATTGCTGCCCTTGAGGCTTGCCGTTTTGATAAG GTAAGGCCTGTCAGAGATAGCATGATTGATGCAGTACAGTTGTGGAAAAAGTTGACGGGAGAAGATGGAAATG ATGGTAAAAATAAGGAGCCAGCTGATAGTGAAGGGAAACTGGACTCGAAAAGGTCAATGCAAAGCAGTGGAAAATTTGAATCTTTCAAAGATTCTTTTCCAGATTCACCTACCAACAATGAGAAAGGGAAGGGCAGTAGCATAGCTGAAAAAGCAGCAATTCTCTTAAAGAAAAGACCTACATTAATGGACAGGGAAGTGAACCCTGAGTTttttcaaaagcttgaaacAAGGAGTGCAGATGACTTGGCTGTTGAGGTGGTAGTTCCCCGCAAAACATTACTATCTAATTTACGAAATAAAGATGAATCAGAAGAAGATGGTGATCCTGCTGGTCCAGCTAACAGCAATGGATCAGCTGACGACGAAGCAAATCTGACACAAATGCGTGCTAGCTCTAATTTTCAGAACATTCGTGATAAATGGGCTGGCCAAAGAGGAAATAGAAACAAAGATACAAAAGCTAGGGCATCTGATGTTGAATATAGGAGTGAAAATAGTGCAAAAGATTCTGCTGCTGCAACGATGAACATTCCTGGAGAAGGTCCTTCtataaataataaaacaaacTGGTTGGCAATACAGAGACAGTTGTCACACCTGGAGAGGCAGCAAACCAGTCTAATGAACATGCTGCAG GATTTCATGGGAGGATCCCATGACAGCATGGTTACTCTAGAGAATCGAGTGCGTGGTCTTGAAAGAGTTGTTGAGGGGATGGCTAGGGAAATATCACTATCATCTGGCAGAAGAGGTGGTGGTTCGGTGCTGGGCTTCGATTCATCTCCTGGCAGATCATCTATGAAATACAATGGTTTTCATGAATATCCTAATTCAAAATTTGGGAGGAGTGGTGATGGGCGGATGGGATTTGCAGAAAGATATTTTTCTGCAGATGGTATGGCTTCTGGTTTAAGAAGCCCATCTTGGAGACAAGATTCTGAACCATGGGACTCGTACGCATATTCTGGATCAAGAAGCGGTGTGAATGCTAGGAGAGGATTAGATTCTGTTTCATCTGACAGTAGGATGCCTCGAAATGAACGGAGTAATGATCAAGCGGGTCCTAGGAGAGGTTGGGATAAGGGGCAGGGGCCCTTTAGGTTTGGTGAGGGTCCTTCTGCTCGAAGTGCATGGCGAGCCTCAAAAGATGAAGCAACATTGGAAGCTATTAGAGTGGCAGGTGAAGATAATGGAAGTTCAAGGGCTGCTGCAAGAATTGCTATTCCTGAGCTGGATGGAGAATGTCTGAATGGTGACAATCAAGGGAATGAAAGAGGCCTGCTTTGGGAGTCCTGGACTCGTGCAATGGATGCTGTTCATGTTGGTGATATAGATACTGCATATGCTGAGGTTCTTTCAACTGGGGATGCTGAACTACTTGTAAAGTTAATGGAGCAAACTGGACCAGTTGTTGATCAACTTTCAAATGAGGTTGCAAATGAAGTCCTACACGCAGTTGGGCAGTTCTTGGTGGAAGAAAGCTTCTATGATATAGCTTTGAACTGGCTCCAGCAG TTGACAGATCTCGTAATGGAAAACGGATCTGATTATCTCGGGATCCCTCTAGATGCAAAGCAGGACCTTTTACTGGGACTTCACGAGGCTACTGCCATCGAGCTGCCTGATGATTGGGAGGGGGCGACGCCGGTTCAGATAATGAAGCAGCTAGCTTCATCCTGGCGCATCGATCTACAACAGCTTATCAATTAG